Proteins from one Aureimonas sp. SA4125 genomic window:
- a CDS encoding sigma-54 dependent transcriptional regulator produces the protein MASDILIVDDEADIRDLVAGILEDEGHETRIAGNSDAALQAIADRVPRLVFLDIWLQGSRLDGLDLLEAIKAQHPEVPVVMISGHGNIETAVSAIRRGAYDYIEKPFKADRLVLVAERALETSKLRREVSDLRRRSVDFSELLGKSHPMNQLRTTIERVAPTNSRVMILGPSGSGKEMVARAIHAASARANGPFVALNAAAITPDRMEVELFGTDAPAGVERKVGAFEEAHGGILYLDEVGDMPRETQNKILRVLTEQTFERVGGTKRVKVDVRIVSSTAQNLESMISEGTFREDLYHRLAVVPIAVPPLSERRADIPLLIEAFMKQIGEQTGIKTKAISPEAMAVLQSSDWPGNIRQLRNNVERLMILSREGDDDAPISADMLPHEVGDMLPRTPSQSDGRILALPLRDAREVFEKEYLMAQINRFGGNISRTAEFVGMERSALHRKLKSLGI, from the coding sequence ATGGCGTCAGACATCCTCATCGTCGATGACGAAGCCGACATCCGTGATCTCGTCGCCGGCATTCTGGAGGACGAAGGCCACGAGACGCGCATCGCCGGCAATTCCGACGCTGCGCTGCAGGCGATCGCCGACCGTGTGCCGCGTCTGGTCTTCCTCGACATCTGGCTCCAGGGCAGCCGGCTCGACGGGCTCGACCTTCTCGAGGCGATCAAGGCGCAGCATCCTGAGGTTCCCGTGGTCATGATCTCGGGCCACGGCAACATCGAGACGGCCGTCTCGGCGATCCGTCGCGGTGCCTACGACTATATCGAGAAGCCCTTCAAGGCCGACCGCCTGGTGCTGGTCGCGGAAAGGGCGCTCGAGACCTCCAAGTTGCGGCGCGAGGTCTCGGACCTCCGGCGCCGCTCGGTCGACTTCTCCGAGCTCCTCGGCAAGTCGCATCCGATGAACCAGCTGCGCACGACGATCGAGCGCGTGGCGCCGACCAACAGCCGCGTGATGATTCTCGGGCCCTCGGGCTCGGGCAAGGAAATGGTGGCCCGCGCCATCCATGCCGCCTCTGCCCGCGCCAACGGCCCCTTCGTCGCGTTGAACGCCGCAGCGATCACGCCGGATCGCATGGAGGTCGAGCTGTTCGGCACCGACGCGCCTGCTGGCGTCGAGCGCAAGGTCGGTGCCTTCGAGGAAGCGCACGGCGGCATCCTCTACCTCGACGAAGTCGGCGACATGCCGCGCGAGACGCAGAACAAGATCCTGCGCGTCCTGACCGAACAGACTTTCGAGCGTGTCGGCGGAACCAAGCGCGTCAAGGTCGACGTGCGCATCGTGTCCTCGACGGCGCAGAACCTGGAATCGATGATCAGCGAAGGAACGTTCCGGGAGGACCTCTATCACCGGCTCGCGGTCGTGCCGATCGCCGTGCCGCCCTTGTCAGAACGCCGCGCCGACATCCCGCTGCTGATCGAGGCTTTCATGAAGCAGATCGGCGAGCAGACCGGTATCAAGACGAAGGCGATCAGCCCTGAAGCCATGGCAGTGCTGCAGTCGAGCGATTGGCCGGGCAACATCCGCCAGCTGCGCAACAATGTCGAACGGCTGATGATCCTCTCGCGGGAGGGCGACGACGATGCGCCGATCTCGGCCGACATGCTGCCGCACGAGGTCGGCGACATGCTGCCGCGCACGCCGAGCCAGTCTGACGGCCGCATTCTGGCGCTTCCCCTGCGTGACGCCCGGGAGGTCTTCGAGAAGGAATATCTGATGGCGCAGATCAACCGCTTCGGCGGCAACATCTCGCGTACGGCCGAATTCGTCGGCATGGAACGCTCGGCGCTTCACCGCAAGCTGAAGTCCCTCGGCATCTGA
- the hfq gene encoding RNA chaperone Hfq encodes MADRLQNLQDVFLNTVRKQKISLTIFLVNGVKLTGVVTSFDNFCVLLRRDGHSQLVYKHAISTIMPSQPVNMFETEEPGQV; translated from the coding sequence ATGGCCGATCGCTTGCAGAACCTGCAGGACGTCTTTCTGAACACCGTCAGAAAGCAGAAGATCTCCCTCACCATCTTTCTCGTGAACGGCGTCAAGCTCACAGGCGTGGTGACATCGTTCGACAATTTCTGCGTGCTGCTGCGCCGCGATGGCCACTCGCAGCTCGTCTACAAGCATGCCATCTCGACCATCATGCCATCACAGCCGGTGAACATGTTCGAGACCGAAGAGCCAGGACAAGTCTGA
- the mazG gene encoding nucleoside triphosphate pyrophosphohydrolase codes for MQPSRDISRLIEIMAALRNPETGCPWDIEQSFETIAPYTIEEAYEVADAIERRDAEDLREELGDLLLQVVYHARLAEEQGLFRFEDVVEGITQKMIRRHPHVFGDETARNAKSAKGQWERIKAEERAEKALARMARARPGGSGWEASPERSATALLLDSVPGNFPALTLALKVQERAAKVGFDWDAAAPIHAKIDEEFAEFDVALAAGDTDAMEDEFGDLLFTLVNLARYHGLDPEKALRRCVSKFRGRFNHIESSLGARGSSLQAASLDEMEALWIEAKRLAEADQIPA; via the coding sequence ATGCAGCCATCGCGCGACATCAGCCGACTCATCGAGATCATGGCGGCGCTGCGCAATCCCGAGACTGGATGCCCCTGGGACATCGAACAGTCGTTCGAGACCATCGCGCCCTACACCATCGAGGAGGCCTATGAGGTTGCCGACGCGATCGAGCGACGCGATGCCGAGGATCTTCGCGAGGAGCTCGGAGACCTGCTGCTGCAGGTCGTCTATCACGCGCGTCTGGCCGAGGAGCAGGGGCTGTTCCGGTTCGAGGACGTTGTCGAGGGCATCACCCAGAAGATGATCCGCCGGCACCCTCATGTCTTCGGAGACGAGACCGCGCGCAATGCGAAATCCGCCAAAGGCCAGTGGGAGCGGATCAAGGCAGAGGAACGCGCCGAAAAGGCCCTGGCGCGGATGGCGCGGGCCCGGCCGGGCGGAAGCGGTTGGGAGGCATCCCCCGAAAGGAGCGCGACCGCCCTGCTCCTCGACAGCGTTCCCGGCAACTTTCCGGCCCTCACCCTGGCGCTGAAGGTGCAGGAGCGAGCGGCCAAGGTCGGCTTTGACTGGGACGCGGCGGCGCCGATCCATGCCAAGATCGACGAGGAGTTTGCCGAGTTCGACGTGGCTCTGGCCGCCGGCGACACGGACGCCATGGAGGACGAGTTCGGGGACCTTCTGTTCACGCTGGTGAATCTCGCCCGCTACCACGGGCTTGACCCGGAGAAGGCGCTGCGCCGCTGCGTCTCAAAATTCCGCGGACGGTTCAACCATATCGAGTCCAGCCTCGGCGCCCGCGGCAGTTCCCTGCAGGCCGCGTCGCTGGACGAGATGGAAGCGCTCTGGATCGAAGCCAAGCGCCTGGCTGAGGCGGATCAGATCCCAGCCTAG
- a CDS encoding alpha/beta fold hydrolase, whose product MSETSSVPVVHPVAIPCRDGVTLGGHLWTGAGRTLIGTVVINPATGVLARYYHYYAAFLAEHGFDVLTYDYRGIGQSRPANLRGCGYRWRDWGELDFDAALRFARNRKADHPLFVVGHSIGGFLPGLSENAPMIHRMLTVGAQYAYWRDYARNRRAHLFFKWHVIMPAITALYGYFPGQRLGWLEDLPAGVANEWSFRRSRMESSHARQAREEILRRFERVTAPILAVAMSDDEFGTVPAVARTLRYYRGTDPIHVVLEPSDLGHEDVGHFGLFHNRHAPDFWRDTVGWLRDGTNPWPDKRIWQKSLGERTHG is encoded by the coding sequence ATGTCAGAGACTTCCTCGGTGCCGGTGGTGCATCCCGTCGCCATTCCCTGCCGGGACGGCGTGACGCTCGGCGGTCATCTCTGGACCGGAGCCGGCAGAACCCTGATCGGCACGGTGGTCATCAATCCCGCGACCGGCGTGCTGGCCCGGTACTATCATTACTACGCGGCCTTTCTGGCGGAGCACGGCTTCGATGTCCTGACCTACGACTATCGCGGCATTGGCCAGTCGCGCCCGGCGAATTTGCGGGGCTGCGGCTATCGCTGGCGGGATTGGGGCGAGCTCGATTTCGACGCCGCTTTGCGGTTCGCCAGGAACCGCAAAGCCGATCACCCGCTGTTCGTGGTCGGCCACAGCATCGGCGGGTTCCTGCCGGGGCTTTCGGAAAATGCGCCGATGATCCACCGCATGCTGACGGTCGGTGCTCAATATGCCTACTGGCGCGACTATGCCCGGAACCGCCGGGCCCATCTGTTCTTCAAGTGGCATGTGATCATGCCGGCGATCACGGCTCTCTACGGTTACTTTCCCGGGCAGCGTTTGGGCTGGCTGGAAGATCTCCCGGCGGGAGTCGCGAACGAGTGGAGTTTCCGGCGTTCACGGATGGAATCCAGTCACGCGCGACAGGCGCGAGAGGAGATCCTTCGGCGTTTCGAGAGGGTGACGGCACCGATCCTGGCCGTCGCGATGTCCGATGACGAGTTCGGGACGGTGCCGGCGGTGGCACGGACGCTTCGCTACTACCGCGGCACCGATCCCATTCACGTGGTTCTGGAACCTTCCGATCTGGGTCATGAAGACGTCGGTCACTTCGGACTGTTTCACAACCGGCATGCGCCTGATTTCTGGCGCGACACCGTCGGATGGTTGAGGGACGGCACGAACCCGTGGCCGGACAAGCGTATTTGGCAGAAGAGCCTGGGAGAGAGAACTCACGGGTAG
- the hflX gene encoding GTPase HflX, translating to MKKVQLAEDRASAGTDVIRRADEQRLEEICGLAAAIDLEIVARGIISVAKARPATLIGAGKVEELKGVVAAEEIGLVIIDHPLTPVQQRNLEKELGTKVLDRTGLILEIFGRRARTKEGRLQVELAHLNYQKGRLVRSWTHLERQRGGAGFLGGPGETQIESDRRQLQERIKRLEKDLEAVRRTRTLHRAKRKKAPHPVIALVGYTNAGKSTLFNTITGASVLAQDLLFATLDPTLRRIALPHGTEVIVSDTVGFISDLPTHLVAAFRATLEEVVEAELILHVRDMSDPDASAQASDVNKILADLDIDTADAGHLVEVWNKVDLLDEAAIAQLHTAAANRAEGHGVHLVSALTGDGLPALLADIETRIGGVLGEVTLTIQPEALSVLPWLYENASVHHRVDQEDGAVELTAEITTQAHAELRRMAEKNPGLQID from the coding sequence CTGAAGAAGGTGCAGTTGGCCGAGGACCGCGCCAGTGCGGGTACCGATGTCATCAGGCGCGCCGACGAGCAGCGGCTTGAGGAGATCTGCGGTCTGGCCGCGGCGATCGATCTCGAGATCGTGGCCCGCGGGATCATCTCCGTGGCAAAGGCCCGGCCGGCGACGCTGATCGGTGCAGGCAAGGTCGAGGAACTGAAGGGCGTCGTCGCCGCGGAGGAGATCGGGCTCGTCATCATCGACCATCCGCTGACGCCCGTGCAGCAGCGCAATCTGGAAAAGGAACTGGGCACCAAGGTGCTCGACCGGACCGGCCTGATCCTCGAGATCTTCGGGCGCCGCGCGCGCACGAAGGAGGGAAGGCTGCAGGTCGAGCTGGCGCACCTGAACTATCAGAAGGGCCGGCTTGTCCGGTCCTGGACGCATCTGGAACGCCAGCGCGGCGGCGCCGGCTTCCTGGGCGGCCCCGGCGAGACGCAGATCGAATCCGACCGGCGTCAGTTGCAGGAGCGCATCAAGCGCCTGGAGAAGGATCTCGAAGCCGTCCGCCGCACGCGCACGCTCCACCGTGCCAAACGCAAGAAGGCGCCGCATCCCGTCATCGCCCTTGTCGGCTATACCAATGCCGGAAAGTCGACGCTGTTCAACACCATCACCGGCGCGTCCGTCCTCGCGCAGGATCTGCTCTTTGCCACGCTCGACCCGACGCTTCGCCGCATCGCGCTGCCGCACGGCACCGAGGTGATCGTCTCCGATACCGTCGGCTTCATTTCCGACCTGCCGACGCATCTCGTCGCGGCCTTCCGGGCGACGCTGGAAGAAGTGGTCGAGGCCGAGCTGATCCTGCATGTGCGCGACATGAGCGATCCCGACGCCTCGGCGCAGGCGAGCGACGTCAACAAGATCCTGGCCGATCTCGACATCGACACCGCCGATGCCGGGCACCTCGTCGAGGTCTGGAACAAGGTCGACCTTCTCGACGAGGCGGCCATCGCTCAGTTGCACACGGCCGCCGCCAACCGCGCCGAAGGCCACGGCGTCCATCTGGTGTCCGCTCTTACGGGAGATGGCCTGCCGGCACTCCTGGCAGACATCGAGACGCGCATCGGTGGCGTGCTGGGTGAAGTGACGCTGACCATCCAGCCGGAAGCCCTGTCGGTGCTCCCCTGGCTGTACGAGAACGCGTCGGTCCACCATCGCGTCGACCAGGAGGACGGGGCCGTCGAACTGACCGCCGAGATCACCACGCAGGCTCATGCCGAGCTTCGCCGCATGGCCGAAAAGAACCCCGGCCTGCAGATCGACTGA
- a CDS encoding PAS domain-containing sensor histidine kinase encodes MTAEPAESDHDAAVLPERRRFMLVPGVIAVASALVTGAISFVVLMGLTPIEPTETVVRIASVVNGAFVLGLCALIWREVLRMARARHQGKAASRLHVRIVVLFAIVAALPALLVAVVAGITLDLGLDRWFEIRTRAIVESSVSVARAYVNENARNLQGTTLSMAYDLDAQRRLYDLDRTGFQALLTEQARGRSLIGAQLLRETGDPVMRADVPVERPLPAPPADAMEQAKQGNLVFIPPGVTNLVGAILKLRALGDNIFLYTVRAVDPEVISALRLMEDRSAEYSSLQSNRIGTQIAFALLYLGITLIVLLSAIWTGIGVADRLVRPIRLLISAADEVSEGNLAISVPVRASDGDVGSLSNTFNNMIRQLRTQRGELVHAKDVIDERRRFTEAVLSGVTVGVMGVGSDGTISMLNPSAERILAVSSGEAVGRNLREIFPLIAQIHRAAAASRKAEYQEEIKLRTQERERVLAIRVTSEETREGAQSSVVTIDDITDLVDAQRSSAWADVARRIAHEIKNPLTPIQLSAERIRRRYGKMVEGDREVFDRCVDTIIRQVSDIGRMVDEFSSFARMPKPRMENRDLREALKEAVFMREMGDHGIVFSTDFGAAPLFGTFDIRLLSQAFGNIVKNAVESVEASELAEGRIGIAVTTSGGFHRIDFTDNGRGFPREDRERLLEPYMTTREKGTGLGLAIVRKIIEEHGGTIQLGDAPEQEQGALVRVVLPATQTPADDASPSHSPAVERTGD; translated from the coding sequence ATGACAGCAGAGCCCGCAGAATCCGACCACGACGCCGCCGTTCTTCCGGAACGGCGGCGGTTCATGCTGGTGCCCGGAGTGATCGCCGTCGCCAGCGCGCTGGTGACGGGGGCGATCTCCTTCGTTGTCCTCATGGGGCTGACGCCGATCGAGCCGACGGAAACGGTCGTGCGCATCGCCTCGGTGGTCAACGGCGCTTTCGTTCTGGGTCTTTGCGCGCTGATCTGGCGCGAGGTCCTGCGGATGGCGCGGGCCCGCCACCAGGGCAAGGCGGCTTCGCGCCTGCATGTGCGGATCGTCGTCCTGTTTGCCATCGTCGCGGCACTGCCGGCGCTGCTCGTGGCGGTCGTCGCAGGCATCACGCTCGACCTTGGCCTGGACCGATGGTTCGAGATCCGGACGCGGGCGATCGTGGAATCGTCCGTCAGCGTCGCCCGGGCCTATGTCAACGAGAACGCCCGCAATCTGCAGGGCACCACGTTGTCGATGGCCTACGATCTCGATGCCCAGCGCCGTCTCTACGACCTCGACCGAACCGGCTTCCAGGCACTGTTGACCGAGCAGGCGAGGGGGCGGTCGTTGATCGGGGCGCAGCTGCTGCGGGAGACCGGCGATCCGGTGATGCGGGCCGACGTGCCGGTGGAACGGCCCCTGCCGGCGCCGCCGGCGGACGCCATGGAGCAGGCCAAGCAGGGCAATCTCGTCTTCATCCCGCCGGGCGTCACCAATCTGGTCGGCGCCATCCTCAAGCTCCGGGCCCTCGGCGACAATATCTTTCTCTACACCGTGCGGGCCGTCGATCCCGAGGTCATCTCGGCGCTGCGGCTGATGGAGGATCGCTCGGCGGAATATTCGAGCCTCCAGAGCAACCGGATCGGGACCCAGATCGCGTTCGCGCTGCTCTATCTCGGCATTACGCTGATCGTTCTCCTGTCTGCGATCTGGACCGGCATCGGCGTCGCCGACCGTCTGGTGCGGCCGATCCGGCTCCTCATCTCTGCCGCCGACGAGGTCAGTGAAGGAAATCTCGCCATTTCCGTGCCGGTGCGCGCCTCGGACGGTGACGTCGGCTCGCTGTCCAACACCTTCAACAACATGATCCGCCAGCTGCGGACGCAGCGGGGCGAACTCGTGCACGCGAAGGACGTGATCGACGAGCGGCGGCGCTTCACAGAAGCCGTGCTCTCGGGCGTGACCGTCGGCGTCATGGGCGTCGGCAGCGATGGCACGATCTCGATGCTGAACCCTTCGGCCGAGCGCATTCTGGCGGTTTCCTCGGGCGAGGCGGTCGGGCGCAACCTGCGCGAGATCTTTCCGCTGATCGCCCAGATCCACCGCGCCGCCGCGGCCTCGCGCAAGGCGGAGTACCAGGAAGAGATCAAGCTGCGCACCCAGGAGCGCGAACGGGTTCTGGCCATTCGCGTGACCTCGGAGGAGACCCGCGAAGGCGCGCAGTCGAGCGTCGTCACCATCGACGACATCACCGACCTCGTCGACGCGCAGCGCTCGTCTGCCTGGGCCGATGTCGCCCGCCGCATCGCCCATGAGATCAAGAACCCGCTGACCCCGATCCAGCTCTCGGCTGAACGCATCAGGCGGCGCTATGGCAAGATGGTCGAGGGCGATCGCGAAGTGTTCGATCGCTGCGTCGACACGATCATCCGGCAGGTCTCCGACATCGGCCGCATGGTTGACGAATTCTCCAGCTTCGCGCGCATGCCAAAGCCGCGCATGGAAAACCGGGATCTTCGGGAAGCGCTGAAGGAAGCGGTTTTCATGCGCGAGATGGGCGATCACGGCATCGTTTTCTCGACCGACTTCGGTGCGGCGCCGCTCTTTGGGACATTCGACATCCGCCTTCTAAGCCAGGCCTTCGGCAACATCGTGAAAAACGCCGTCGAGTCCGTTGAGGCTTCCGAACTCGCGGAAGGCAGGATCGGCATTGCCGTCACGACGTCCGGTGGTTTTCACCGGATCGATTTCACCGACAACGGCCGCGGCTTTCCCCGCGAGGATCGCGAACGCCTTCTGGAGCCCTATATGACGACGCGCGAGAAGGGGACCGGCCTCGGCCTCGCCATCGTGCGCAAGATCATCGAGGAGCATGGCGGCACGATCCAACTCGGTGACGCCCCGGAACAAGAACAGGGCGCTCTGGTTCGTGTCGTTCTGCCGGCAACGCAGACGCCTGCGGACGACGCGAGCCCCTCACATTCCCCTGCAGTAGAAAGGACTGGTGACTGA
- a CDS encoding flagellin has translation MVSINATAANSAVLSSLRQINRDIATNQTRIGTGLKINSYSDNPALYSTAQNIRSDIKAQDALSSNIGLSKARADAANAGLDKIADILTKMSDVASTTTATSTASEVAVASAKIASYFTQVTAIVASSGFQGSNLLKGSATENVALSNESLAQIQFSGADIETGTAYSLLAAADSATGTDIAALSTLIDNTLAEVVGVQAGVASFSDMLGSQLDFQSTLKGINEGALSSIVDANLEEEAAKSTALQVKQQLAYQALSIGNSSSQNILRLFQ, from the coding sequence ATGGTCAGCATCAACGCAACCGCCGCCAATTCCGCAGTCCTCTCCAGCCTCCGCCAGATCAACAGGGACATCGCGACAAACCAGACGCGCATCGGCACCGGCCTCAAGATCAACAGCTACTCCGACAATCCGGCCCTCTACTCGACCGCCCAGAACATCCGCTCCGACATCAAGGCGCAGGACGCGCTCTCCTCGAACATCGGCCTTTCCAAGGCCCGCGCGGACGCTGCCAATGCGGGCCTCGACAAGATCGCCGACATCCTGACCAAGATGTCGGATGTGGCCTCCACCACGACGGCGACCTCAACCGCCTCCGAGGTTGCTGTAGCATCGGCCAAGATCGCGTCTTACTTCACCCAGGTCACGGCAATCGTCGCCTCGTCTGGTTTCCAGGGCAGCAATCTCCTCAAGGGCAGCGCCACCGAGAACGTTGCCCTGTCTAACGAGAGCCTGGCTCAGATCCAATTTTCCGGCGCCGATATCGAGACTGGTACGGCCTACTCGCTCCTGGCCGCTGCCGACAGCGCGACCGGTACAGACATTGCCGCCCTCTCGACGCTGATCGATAACACCTTGGCCGAAGTCGTCGGCGTGCAGGCCGGCGTCGCATCCTTCTCCGACATGCTCGGCTCGCAGCTCGACTTCCAGTCGACGCTGAAGGGCATCAACGAGGGCGCGCTCAGCTCGATCGTCGACGCCAATCTCGAGGAAGAAGCCGCCAAGTCCACCGCCCTCCAGGTCAAGCAGCAGCTCGCCTACCAGGCCCTCTCGATCGGCAATTCGTCGAGCCAGAACATCCTGCGCCTCTTCCAGTAA
- a CDS encoding MarR family transcriptional regulator gives MTQLMPSDSLGFLLTDVSRLFRQVFDRAVQNAGLQLTSGEIRALAHVARLDGARQAKLAHVMGVEPMTLSAYLDRLEARGLIKRTCDRTDRRAKTVSVTAAATEVFDQVRPLAIVVYDQMVQGLTDEEASVMTRALAHLRSNLIELGTDGTDFPVSAKKAA, from the coding sequence ATGACGCAGCTCATGCCCTCGGATTCGCTCGGCTTCCTGCTGACGGACGTCTCGAGGCTTTTTCGCCAGGTCTTTGATCGAGCTGTCCAAAATGCCGGTCTTCAATTGACGTCCGGCGAGATCCGCGCGCTGGCCCATGTCGCCCGCCTCGACGGCGCCCGGCAGGCGAAACTGGCGCATGTCATGGGTGTCGAGCCGATGACTCTCTCGGCCTACCTCGATCGTCTCGAGGCACGCGGGCTGATCAAGCGTACCTGCGACCGCACCGACCGGCGAGCCAAGACCGTTTCCGTGACGGCGGCTGCCACGGAGGTATTCGACCAGGTGAGACCGCTCGCCATCGTCGTCTACGACCAGATGGTGCAGGGGCTCACCGACGAGGAGGCGTCCGTCATGACCCGGGCCTTGGCTCATCTTCGCAGCAACCTGATCGAGCTCGGGACAGATGGCACCGACTTTCCGGTATCTGCCAAAAAGGCTGCCTGA
- the ntrC gene encoding nitrogen regulation protein NR(I): protein MAPAQILVADDDAAIRTVISQALMRAGYEVRVTANIATLWRWISAGEGDLVITDVLMPDGNAFDVLPKIKNSRPDLPVVVMSAQNTFMTAIKASEKGAYDYIPKPFDLTELVSIVRRALAEPKPQPSAGPGEDPADNMPLVGRSPAMQDIYRALARMMQTDLTVTITGESGTGKELVARALHDYGRRRKGPFVAINMAAIPRDLIESELFGHEKGAFTGAQSRSSGRFEQAEGGTLFLDEIGDMPMEAQTRLLRVLQQGEYTVVGGRTPIATDVRIVSATNKDLRQLISRGLFREDLFYRLNVVPLRLPPLRERIEDLPDLARHFFTEVQKEGLPRKTLSQGALDVMRRYTWPGNVRELENLIRRLSALYPQDEISGELIEHELSNEYARALDSETDGSRPVDLSASVERYLSDYFASFGDQLPPPGLHGRILREVEYPLIAAALAATRGNQVKAADLLGVNRNTLRKKIRDLDVSVVRSLR from the coding sequence ATGGCTCCCGCTCAGATACTCGTTGCCGACGACGACGCCGCGATCCGCACGGTCATTTCCCAGGCCTTGATGCGCGCCGGCTACGAAGTGCGCGTCACCGCCAACATCGCGACGCTCTGGCGCTGGATCTCGGCCGGCGAGGGCGACCTCGTCATCACCGACGTGTTGATGCCGGACGGCAATGCCTTCGACGTGCTGCCGAAGATCAAGAACAGCCGGCCCGACCTGCCGGTGGTGGTGATGTCGGCGCAGAATACCTTCATGACGGCCATCAAGGCGTCGGAAAAAGGGGCCTACGACTATATTCCCAAGCCCTTCGATCTGACCGAGCTGGTCTCGATCGTCCGCCGCGCGCTGGCCGAGCCGAAGCCCCAGCCGAGTGCCGGTCCCGGCGAGGATCCAGCCGACAACATGCCGCTGGTTGGCCGGTCGCCGGCGATGCAGGACATCTACCGCGCTTTGGCGCGGATGATGCAGACCGATCTTACGGTGACCATCACCGGCGAATCCGGCACGGGCAAGGAACTCGTCGCGCGCGCGCTCCACGATTACGGGCGCCGTCGCAAGGGCCCGTTCGTCGCGATCAACATGGCGGCCATCCCGCGCGACCTCATCGAGTCCGAGCTGTTCGGCCACGAAAAGGGTGCCTTCACCGGCGCCCAGAGCCGGTCGAGCGGCCGCTTCGAGCAGGCCGAAGGCGGCACGCTCTTTCTCGACGAGATCGGCGACATGCCGATGGAGGCGCAGACCCGGCTGCTGCGGGTGTTGCAGCAGGGCGAATACACGGTCGTCGGCGGACGCACCCCGATCGCCACCGACGTGCGCATCGTTTCGGCGACGAACAAGGATCTGCGCCAGCTGATCAGCCGCGGCCTGTTTCGCGAGGATCTTTTCTATCGGCTGAACGTGGTGCCGCTTCGGCTGCCGCCGCTGCGCGAACGAATCGAGGATCTGCCCGATCTTGCCCGCCACTTCTTCACCGAAGTGCAGAAGGAGGGGCTGCCGCGCAAGACGCTGAGCCAGGGCGCACTCGACGTCATGCGGCGCTACACTTGGCCAGGCAATGTGCGCGAACTGGAAAACCTGATCCGGCGCCTGTCGGCCCTTTATCCGCAGGACGAGATTTCCGGCGAGCTCATCGAGCACGAGCTGTCGAACGAATATGCCCGTGCCCTCGACAGCGAGACCGACGGCAGCCGGCCGGTTGATCTCAGTGCTTCGGTGGAGCGGTACCTGTCCGACTATTTCGCGTCCTTCGGTGACCAGCTCCCACCCCCGGGACTGCATGGCCGGATCCTGCGGGAAGTCGAGTACCCGCTGATCGCGGCCGCGCTGGCGGCGACCCGCGGCAATCAGGTCAAGGCTGCCGATCTCCTCGGCGTGAACCGGAACACGCTGCGCAAGAAGATTCGGGATCTCGACGTCTCCGTGGTCCGGTCGCTTCGATAG